One Paracidovorax avenae ATCC 19860 genomic region harbors:
- a CDS encoding PaaI family thioesterase produces MLSFGAEIPFVSHLGFTLHHMQGGESELHYTAQPDHLNSFGVTHGGATMTLMDVAMAIAARSDVPADIGVVTIEMKTSFMQAARGPLVARGKLLHRTTALAFTEASIFDAEGRLCSHATGTFKYMKRPAQPEASVPTD; encoded by the coding sequence TTGTTGAGCTTCGGCGCCGAAATTCCCTTTGTCAGCCACCTCGGCTTCACCCTGCACCACATGCAGGGCGGAGAATCCGAACTGCACTACACCGCGCAGCCGGACCACCTGAATTCCTTCGGCGTCACCCACGGCGGCGCCACCATGACCCTGATGGATGTCGCCATGGCCATCGCGGCCCGCAGCGACGTGCCGGCCGACATCGGCGTGGTCACGATCGAGATGAAGACCAGCTTCATGCAGGCGGCCCGCGGGCCGCTGGTGGCGCGGGGCAAGCTCCTGCACCGCACGACCGCGCTCGCGTTCACGGAAGCCAGCATCTTCGATGCCGAAGGCCGCCTCTGCAGCCACGCCACCGGTACCTTCAAGTACATGAAGCGGCCCGCACAGCCCGAGGCATCGGTTCCCACCGACTGA